From the Osmerus eperlanus chromosome 19, fOsmEpe2.1, whole genome shotgun sequence genome, one window contains:
- the tnfsf13 gene encoding tumor necrosis factor ligand superfamily member 13 — protein MMVNSKPIIHFHGSWLLSIASLASACICLCLMSLQSTRLRHLQIELGELRQWTGLECRETDDAISRCEMYNSHRGYQWDGIVSGKEKRDVARSGKRRQRFAAGRVAVLHLQPLSLHSYDEDDYTLIKWTVGKSLGNGLQVGLSGETVTIVTEGTYFIYSQVLYKDTTWTMGHVIKKRIHGTVTSLMKCIQSMPSNITVAQNTCYTAGVHYLEPGSTLEVSVPRKSAGVVLKAHATFLGMFSI, from the exons ATGATGGTAAACAGTAAGCCcatcattcatttccatggctCATGGCTGCTGAGTATCGCCTCTCTTGCTTCGGCCTGCATCTGCCTTTGCCTGATGTCCCTGCAGTCCACCAGGCTCAGACATCTTCAGATCGAATTGGGGGAACTGCGTCAATGGACCGGCCTCGaatgcagagagacagatgatgCCATCTCGCGCTGCGAA ATGTATAACTCTCACAGAGGTTATCAGTGGGACGGAATAGTCAGCGGCAAAGAAAAAAGGGATGTTGCCAGGTCTGGTAAACGACGACAACGCTTTGCAG CTGGGAGGGTTGCTGTTCTTCATCTTCAACCTCTCTCCTTGCACTCATATG ATGAAGATGATTACACACTGATCAAATGGACTGTTGGGAAAAGTCTGGGGAATGGACTGCAAGTAGGCCTATCTGGAGAAACGGTCACTATAGTAACAGAGGGGACATACTTTATCTACAGTCAG GTGCTGTATAAGGACACCACATGGACCATGGGACATGTGATTAAAAAGCGAATACATGGAACAGTGACCAGCTTGATGAAGTGCATACAAAGCATGCCTAGCAACATCACAGTGGCTCAAAACACCTGCTACACTGCTG gtgtccaTTACCTAGAGCCAGGATCAACATTGGAGGTCTCTGTTCCACGTAAATCTGCTGGTGTAGTCCTCAAGGCTCATGCTACCTTTCTCGGCATGTTCAGTATATGA
- the LOC134039659 gene encoding protein INCA1-like isoform X1 has product MWHLGDNQRYRQDEQTPQVIDHSEVIDGDQFLTFAKKSRVVQRQSEPDHPLLPPIYNPENREDIWQRTFGHQSSEDEESFEHTPYSTYQIQRLSSKPEAQVGTAIAERPPAAQPGKRQRLLHSGKLPSPAELMGRRKRGRTAGALPGRCHVPQPRVAAVLQHIGDLHRRQGSIDRLKRERWWGKAGLPSHAEGPEDSDSPGAEAPQGPTMSFSEDKTEDGATVSVIPEHTTFRPESLFGGFEEAPHLAPGGNPMMSFVLATADRQAKGAWQSPRLSHKEFWGIEHHAEEE; this is encoded by the exons ATGTGGCATTTGGGAGACAACCAAAGATACCGTCAAGACGAACAAACCCCTCAAGTTATTGATCATTCAGAGGTGATAGATGGTGATCAATTCCTTACATTTGCCAA GAAGTCAAGGGTTGTGCAGCGTCAGAGTGAACCTGACCACCCTCTGCTTCCACCAATTTACAATCCGGAAAACAGAGAAGATATTTGGCAAAGGACATTTGGCCATCAGTCAAG TGAAGATGAGGAGTCCTTTGAACACACACCCTACAGTACTTATCAGATACAGAGGTTATCCAGTAAACCTGAAGCCCAG GTCGGTACGGCCATTGCAGAAAGGCCTCCAGCTGCACAGCCAGGTAAAAGACAGAGACTGCTGCATTCTGGGAAGTTACCCTCCCCGGCCGAGCTGATGGGccggaggaagagaggcaggacagCCGGGGCGTTGCCAGGGCGTTGCCACGTCCCGCAGCCCAGAGTGGCAGCAGTGCTGCAGCATATCGGTGATCTGCACAGGAGACAGGGCTCCATCGACCG gttgaagagagagaggtggtggggtaAGGCAGGACTGCCGAGCCATGCAGAGGGGCCAGAGGATAGTGACAGCCCCGGAGCAGAGGCCCCCCAGGGGCCCACCATGAGCTTCAGTGAAGACAAGACAGAGGACGGGGCAACTGTCTCAGTCATTCCAGAACATACTACTTTTAGACCGGAG AGTCTGTTTGGGGGATTTGAGGAGGCACCACACCTGGCCCCTGGGGGGAATCCAATGATGTCATTCGTCCTGGCAACCGCTGACAGACAAGCCAAGGGAGCGTGGCAAAGCCCTAGACTGTCTCATAAAGAATTCTGGGGCATTGAGCACCACGCAGAAGAAGAATAG
- the LOC134039659 gene encoding uncharacterized protein LOC134039659 isoform X2, translating to MWHLGDNQRYRQDEQTPQVIDHSEVIDGDQFLTFANEDEESFEHTPYSTYQIQRLSSKPEAQVGTAIAERPPAAQPGKRQRLLHSGKLPSPAELMGRRKRGRTAGALPGRCHVPQPRVAAVLQHIGDLHRRQGSIDRLKRERWWGKAGLPSHAEGPEDSDSPGAEAPQGPTMSFSEDKTEDGATVSVIPEHTTFRPESLFGGFEEAPHLAPGGNPMMSFVLATADRQAKGAWQSPRLSHKEFWGIEHHAEEE from the exons ATGTGGCATTTGGGAGACAACCAAAGATACCGTCAAGACGAACAAACCCCTCAAGTTATTGATCATTCAGAGGTGATAGATGGTGATCAATTCCTTACATTTGCCAA TGAAGATGAGGAGTCCTTTGAACACACACCCTACAGTACTTATCAGATACAGAGGTTATCCAGTAAACCTGAAGCCCAG GTCGGTACGGCCATTGCAGAAAGGCCTCCAGCTGCACAGCCAGGTAAAAGACAGAGACTGCTGCATTCTGGGAAGTTACCCTCCCCGGCCGAGCTGATGGGccggaggaagagaggcaggacagCCGGGGCGTTGCCAGGGCGTTGCCACGTCCCGCAGCCCAGAGTGGCAGCAGTGCTGCAGCATATCGGTGATCTGCACAGGAGACAGGGCTCCATCGACCG gttgaagagagagaggtggtggggtaAGGCAGGACTGCCGAGCCATGCAGAGGGGCCAGAGGATAGTGACAGCCCCGGAGCAGAGGCCCCCCAGGGGCCCACCATGAGCTTCAGTGAAGACAAGACAGAGGACGGGGCAACTGTCTCAGTCATTCCAGAACATACTACTTTTAGACCGGAG AGTCTGTTTGGGGGATTTGAGGAGGCACCACACCTGGCCCCTGGGGGGAATCCAATGATGTCATTCGTCCTGGCAACCGCTGACAGACAAGCCAAGGGAGCGTGGCAAAGCCCTAGACTGTCTCATAAAGAATTCTGGGGCATTGAGCACCACGCAGAAGAAGAATAG
- the LOC134039893 gene encoding proteasome subunit beta type-6-like, with translation MAACISANLSDNSFSTNDLVPEWSREEVSTGTTIMAVEFDGGVVMGADSRTTTGAYIANRVTDKLTPIHDRIFCCRSGSAADTQAVADAVTYQLGFHSIELDEAPLVQTAANLFKQMCYRYREELMAGIIVAGWDKRRGGQVYTVPMGGMLVRQPVSVGGSGSSYIYGFMDSNYKTGMTKEECLHFTTQALALAMERDGSSGGVARLAAITEEGVERRVVLGNQLPKFFNA, from the exons ATGGCTGCATGTATATCAGCTAACCTGTCCGATAATTCTTTCAGTACCAATGATTTGGTGCCGGAATGGAGTCGAGAAGAAGTCAGCACTGGG ACAACTATAATGGCTGTGGAGTTTGATGGAGGGGTTGTAATGGGTGCAGACTCCAGGACAACAACGGG GGCTTACATTGCCAACCGTGTTACTGACAAGCTGACCCCCATACACGACCGCATATTCTGCTGCCGTTCGGGGTCTGCAGCGGACACGCAGGCAGTTGCTGATGCTGTCACCTATCAGCTGGGCTTTCACAG TATTGAACTGGACGAGGCTCCACTGGTACAGACAGCAGCTAACCTGTTCAAACAGATGTGCTACAGATACAGAGAGGAGCTGATGGCTGGCATCATTGTTGCCGGCTGGGACAAAAGAAGGGGTGGACAG gtgtacACAGTCCCCATGGGAGGGATGCTGGTGAGGCAGCCAGTGTCGGTGGGCGGGTCTGGAAGCTCCTACATATACGGCTTCATGGACTCCAACTACAAGACAGGGATGACCAAGGAGGAGTGTCTTCACTTCACTACGCAGG CTCTTGCGCTAGCCATGGAGCGAGATGGATCCAGTGGAGGAGTGGCTCGTTTAGCCGCCATCACAGAGGAGGGTGTAGAAAGACGTGTGGTTCTGGGAAACCAGTTGCCCAAATTCTTCAATGCCTAA